In Nicotiana tabacum cultivar K326 chromosome 21, ASM71507v2, whole genome shotgun sequence, one DNA window encodes the following:
- the LOC107794722 gene encoding homeobox protein knotted-1-like 1 isoform X2, whose amino-acid sequence METKSDNFGDGEQLEAKEYFSSRSGDAVEEDNNEEETEVIKRKISSHSLYDLLVDTHLDCLKVCSGISEIDKIERAEAKAKYKKRSSHTMDQSKMNNNFAVDEKLSSLAIDQPELDTFMEAYCVALSKLKEAMEEPHLESIKFINHMYSQLSDLMEVPSVSTLSPTASFEGMKAHGNK is encoded by the exons ATGGAGACAAAAAGTGACAACTTTGGAGATGGAGAGCAGCTGGAAGCAAAGGAATATTTTAGTTCTAGATCAGGAGATGCCGTAGAAGAAGATAAtaatgaagaagaaacagaagtCATCAAGAGGAAAATATCTTCCCACTCTTTGTATGATCTTTTGGTTGACACTCACTTGGACTGTTTGAAg GTTTGTTCGGGTATCAGTGAGATTGACAAAATTGAAAGAGCTGAAGCAAAGGCAAAATATAAGAAGCGTAGCTCACACACAATGGATCAATCAAAAATGAACAATAACTTTGCTGTTGATGAGAAGCTCAGCTCACTCGCAATTGATCAACCAGAACTGGACACTTTTATG GAAGCATATTGTGTGGCGCTAAGCAAGCTAAAAGAAGCAATGGAGGAACCTCACTTAGAGTCCATAAAGTTCATCAACCATATGTATTCTCAACTTAGCGACCTCATGGAAGTTCCTTCTGTTTCCACTTTATCTCCAACAGCATCTTTTg AAGGGATGAAGGCCCATGGGAACAAATGA
- the LOC107794719 gene encoding uncharacterized protein LOC107794719: MKIPEAFIEFYTDLLGTNQEDRARVNSYLVKQGPQLMRSKGMGEWKLVELILSGLKTFSQVSGLNTNAAKSNIYMENIETQCLQDICELTGYQQGTLPFRYLGVLISSKKLSATNCEMLVDKLAIKVRTWGTKHLSFAGR; encoded by the exons ATGAAGATACCTGAAGCATTCATAGAGTTTTATACTGACTTACTGGGAACGAACCAGGAAGACAGGGCTCGTGTAAATAGCTACTTGGTTAAGCAAGGTCCTCAGTTAATGAGGAGCAAAGGAATGG GAGAATGGAAATTAGTGGAACTGATCCTCAGTGGGCTCAAAACATTCTCACAAGTATCTGGATTGAACACAAATGCAGCCAAGTCGAATATCTATATGGAAAATATAGAGACACAATGCCTCCAGGATATCTGTGAGCTAACAGGGTATCAGCAAGGAACACTGCCTTTTAGATATCTTGGTGTGCTAATTTCTTCTAAGAAGCTATCAGCCACAAATTGTGAAATGCTAGTGGACAAACTAGCAATAAAAGTAAGAACATGGGGTACTAAACACCTATCCTTTGCTGGTAGGTAG
- the LOC107794722 gene encoding homeobox protein knotted-1-like 1 isoform X1, which yields METKSDNFGDGEQLEAKEYFSSRSGDAVEEDNNEEETEVIKRKISSHSLYDLLVDTHLDCLKVCSGISEIDKIERAEAKAKYKKRSSHTMDQSKMNNNFAVDEKLSSLAIDQPELDTFMEAYCVALSKLKEAMEEPHLESIKFINHMYSQLSDLMEVPSVSTLSPTASFGQPRDIDRQTTEGMKAHGNK from the exons ATGGAGACAAAAAGTGACAACTTTGGAGATGGAGAGCAGCTGGAAGCAAAGGAATATTTTAGTTCTAGATCAGGAGATGCCGTAGAAGAAGATAAtaatgaagaagaaacagaagtCATCAAGAGGAAAATATCTTCCCACTCTTTGTATGATCTTTTGGTTGACACTCACTTGGACTGTTTGAAg GTTTGTTCGGGTATCAGTGAGATTGACAAAATTGAAAGAGCTGAAGCAAAGGCAAAATATAAGAAGCGTAGCTCACACACAATGGATCAATCAAAAATGAACAATAACTTTGCTGTTGATGAGAAGCTCAGCTCACTCGCAATTGATCAACCAGAACTGGACACTTTTATG GAAGCATATTGTGTGGCGCTAAGCAAGCTAAAAGAAGCAATGGAGGAACCTCACTTAGAGTCCATAAAGTTCATCAACCATATGTATTCTCAACTTAGCGACCTCATGGAAGTTCCTTCTGTTTCCACTTTATCTCCAACAGCATCTTTTg GTCAACCAAGGGATATCGACAGACAGACGACAG AAGGGATGAAGGCCCATGGGAACAAATGA
- the LOC107794720 gene encoding uncharacterized protein LOC107794720: MQGGLGITDYIIWNEAAMVRKLLTKDRLLRLKISQDNWCIICGSQPETVEHLFFECKFSAACLQMLLKLVQKGTIKNDVKGVWHRSIRAVKGKKCRALITAMTAVLIYIIWWARNEALWNQRAPSPGVICAQVQQECKIRVVIFYTGNVAGMRGSG; encoded by the exons ATGCAAGGAGGATTAGGGATAACTGACTATATCATATGGAATGAAGCAGCAATGGTTAG AAAGCTACTTACAAAGGATAGATTGCTAAGGCTGAAGATAAGCCAAGACAACTGGTGTATTATTTGTGGAAGCCAACCAGAGACAGTGGAACATTTATTTTTTGAGTGCAAATTCTCTGCGGCATGCCTACAGATGCTATTAAAATTGGTGCAGAAAGGTACAATAAAAAATGATGTCAAGGGGGTATGGCATAGATCAATAAGAGCGGTCAAAGGGAAGAAGTGCAGGGCGCTTATCACAGCAATGACAGCAGTGTTGATATACATAATATGGTGGGCAAGAAATGAAGCTCTATGGAACCAGCGAGCCCCTTCACCGGGTGTTATATGTGCACAAGTCCAGCAAGAATGCAAGATTAGAGTAGTAATTTTTTACACAGGAAATGTAGCAGGAATGAGAGGGAGTGGATAG